One genomic region from Rhinoraja longicauda isolate Sanriku21f chromosome 34, sRhiLon1.1, whole genome shotgun sequence encodes:
- the LOC144609204 gene encoding histone H2A, with the protein MSGRGKSSGKARAKAKSRSSRAGLQFPVGRVHRHLRKGNYAKRVGAGAPVYLAAVLEYLTAEILELAGNAARDNKKSRIIPRHLQLAVRNDEELNKLLGGVTIAQGGVLPNIQAVLLPKKTGRASK; encoded by the coding sequence ATGTCTGGACGAGGAAAATCCAGCGGCAAAGCTCGGGCCAAGGCCAAGTCTCGCTCGTCCCGGGCCGGATTGCAGTTCCCGGTTGGCCGTGTACACAGGCACCTGAGAAAGGGCAACTATGCTAAGCGTGTTGGTGCCGGAGCCCCGGTCTATCTGGCTGCTGTGCTCGAGTATCTGACGGCAGAAATCCTCGAGCTGGCCGGCAATGCGGCCCGGGACAACAAGAAGAGCCGCATCATCCCCAGACATCTGCAGCTGGCTGTCCGCAACGACGAGGAGCTCAACAAGCTGTTGGGAGGGGTGACCATCGCTCAGGGCGGTGTGCTGCCCAATATCCAGGCCGTGCTGTTACCCAAGAAAACTGGCAGAGCGAGCAAGTAA
- the LOC144609200 gene encoding histone H2B 7-like, with the protein MKQVYPDTGISSKAMSIMNSFVNDIFERIAGEASRLAHYNKRSTISSREIQTAVRLLLPGELAKHAVSEGTKAVTKYTSSK; encoded by the coding sequence aTGAAGCAGGTTTACCCCGACACCGGTATCTCCTCCAAGGCCATGAGCATCATGAACTCGTTTGTCAACGATATTTTCGAACGCATCGCAGGCGAGGCTTCCCGCCTGGCCCATTACAACAAACGGTCGACCATCAGCTCCCGAGAGATTCAGACCGCCGTGCGCCTGCTTCTTCCCGGGGAGCTGGCCAAGCACGCCGTGTCGGAAGGGACGAAGGCGGTGACCAAGTACACCAGCTCCAAGTAA